A section of the candidate division KSB1 bacterium genome encodes:
- a CDS encoding YigZ family protein: MSKYFSIESEVSAGLVVKGSKFIANAAPVAEKEEAEKYISTISARFKEATHNCFAYKTGMGDQALFRFSDDGEPSGTAGRPILQAIETKDLTNIALVVTRYFGGTKLGTGGLIRAYNSAALEALNKAKIVAKYPQIILRLKFPYEYTNAAQHLINKFGGNILETQFDEQTVYRVQLKTSDEIDFRNELQNATSGKIIVEKVS, translated from the coding sequence ATGAGCAAATATTTTTCAATCGAGTCGGAAGTTAGCGCGGGGTTAGTTGTAAAAGGCTCAAAATTCATTGCAAATGCAGCTCCTGTTGCTGAAAAAGAAGAGGCAGAAAAGTATATTTCCACAATTTCAGCTCGGTTTAAAGAGGCCACGCATAATTGTTTTGCTTATAAAACAGGAATGGGTGATCAAGCGCTTTTTCGCTTTTCAGATGATGGTGAACCTTCGGGTACCGCCGGACGACCCATCCTGCAAGCCATTGAAACAAAAGATTTGACCAACATTGCCCTGGTTGTCACCCGATATTTTGGCGGCACCAAACTTGGAACAGGCGGTTTAATTCGAGCCTATAATTCCGCGGCGCTGGAGGCTCTGAATAAAGCAAAGATAGTTGCAAAATATCCTCAAATTATCTTGCGATTAAAATTTCCTTATGAATACACAAATGCGGCTCAGCACTTGATTAACAAATTTGGAGGAAATATTTTGGAAACTCAATTTGATGAGCAAACAGTCTACCGCGTTCAGCTCAAAACCTCCGATGAAATCGATTTTAGAAATGAACTGCAAAATGCCACCAGCGGAAAAATTATTGTTGAAAAAGTGAGCTGA
- the queE gene encoding 7-carboxy-7-deazaguanine synthase QueE — MQITEIYHSIQGESRFAGLPCVFVRTTGCNLRCVWCDTEYSFYGGQKMSLDEIVKQVESYNCKLVEITGGEPLLQKEVPELARRLLDKKQTVLVETSGERDISVLDKRVIKIMDLKCPGSGESHRNRWQNLEHLTPEDEVKFVIKDRQDYDWSVQAVKKHNLESRVRILFSPVWGELDPKDLAQWILRDKLNVRYQLQLHKFIWSPETKGV; from the coding sequence ATGCAGATAACCGAAATTTATCATTCAATTCAAGGCGAGTCCAGGTTTGCGGGATTGCCCTGTGTTTTCGTTCGCACCACCGGCTGCAATTTGCGCTGTGTCTGGTGCGATACGGAATATTCCTTTTATGGCGGGCAAAAGATGTCGCTTGATGAGATCGTCAAACAGGTTGAAAGTTATAATTGCAAGTTGGTAGAAATCACGGGGGGCGAGCCGTTGTTGCAAAAAGAAGTACCGGAATTAGCACGTCGTTTACTAGACAAAAAACAGACCGTGCTCGTTGAAACTTCCGGTGAGAGAGATATTTCAGTACTCGATAAACGAGTCATCAAAATTATGGATCTCAAATGCCCGGGGAGCGGGGAATCGCACCGGAACCGCTGGCAAAATTTGGAGCACTTAACTCCTGAAGACGAAGTAAAGTTCGTCATCAAGGATCGGCAAGATTACGACTGGTCTGTGCAGGCGGTCAAAAAGCACAATCTTGAGAGTCGAGTGAGGATTTTGTTTTCGCCGGTTTGGGGCGAATTGGATCCGAAGGATTTAGCACAGTGGATTTTGCGGGATAAATTAAACGTTCGCTACCAATTACA